The Alnus glutinosa chromosome 7, dhAlnGlut1.1, whole genome shotgun sequence genome includes a region encoding these proteins:
- the LOC133872876 gene encoding threonine dehydratase biosynthetic, chloroplastic produces MEAVRLLPYHSTFLRPKRLELAPSTFNGTHNNAQKRERTVKTFTVATLQVPVSPQHSYLPRLKVSPDSLQYPPGFLGASVQVRVRDDGEGGNKSDAMGYLTKIITSEVYDVAITSPLELAPKLSERLGISVWLKREDLQPVFSFKLRGAYNMMAKIPEEQLNRGVICSSAGNHAQGVALAAKKLGCSAVIAMPVTTPEIKWRSVERLGATVVLVGDSYDEAQTYAKKRAKEECRTFIPPFDHPDIIAGQGTVGMEIVSQMKKEGPLHAIFVPVGGGGLIAGIAAYVKRFCPEVKIIGVEPSDANAMALSLHHGRRVMLDQVGGFADGVAVKEVGEEPFRICKELVDGVVLVSRDAICASIKDMFEEKRSILEPAGALALAGAEAYCKYYGLKGENVVAITSGANMNFDKLRVVTELANVGRQQEAVLATVLPEEPGSFKRFCGLVGPMNITEFKYRCNSDKKAIVLYSVGVHTVSELEEMQERMKSSQLETYNLTKSDLVKDHLRYLMGGRSNVQNEVLCRFVLPERAGTLMKFLDAFSPRWNISLFHYRGQGETGANVLVGIQISRSEMDEFHERANNLGYDFVVVSDDNEFQLLMH; encoded by the exons ATGGAGGCCGTCAGGCTCTTGCCGTACCATTCCACTTTCCTCCGCCCAAAGCGTCTCGAATTGGCTCCGTCCACCTTCAATGGGACCCACAACAATGCCCAAAAGAGGGAACGTACCGTCAAGACGTTCACCGTCGCCACGCTCCAGGTACCGGTGTCCCCCCAACATTCGTATCTTCCGCGCCTTAAAGTCTCGCCCGATTCGCTGCAGTACCCGCCCGGGTTTCTCGGGGCCTCCGTACAGGTCCGTGTTCGCGATGACGGTGAGGGTGGCAACAAGAGCGACGCCATGGGGTACTTGACGAAAATAATCACGTCGGAGGTCTACGACGTCGCTATCACGTCGCCATTAGAGCTTGCGCCCAAGCTCTCCGAGCGGCTCGGCATCTCGGTTTGGCTCAAGAGGGAGGATTTACAGCCT GTTTTCTCGTTCAAGCTGCGTGGAGCTTATAATATGATGGCAAAAATTCCCGAAGAACAGTTGAATAGAGGGGTTATCTGCTCGTCGGCTGGAAATCATGCTCAAGGGGTTGCATTAGCTGCCAAGAAACTCGGTTGCAGTGCGGTGATTGCTATGCCTGTTACTACACCAGAAATCAAG TGGCGATCTGTTGAGAGGTTGGGTGCAACAGTTGTTCTTGTGGGGGATTCTTATGATGAGGCACAAACATATGCCAAAAAACGGGCAAAAGAGGAGTGTCGTACATTCATACCTCCTTTTGATCACCCAGATATCATCGCGGGGCAGGGAACTGTTGGGATGGAAATTGTAAgtcaaatgaaaaaagaaggCCCATTGCATGCTATCTTTGTGCCTGTGGGGGGCGGTGGATTAATAGCTGGTATTGCTGCCTATGTAAAGAGGTTTTGTCCAGAG GTAAAGATTATTGGGGTGGAGCCCTCTGATGCAAATGCAATGGCACTGTCTTTACATCATGGTCGACGAGTGATGTTGGATCAGGTTGGAGGTTTTGCAGATGGTGTTGCTGTCAAAGAAGTTGGCGAAGAACCTTTCCGCATATGCAAGGAATTGGTAGATGGTGTGGTCCTTGTAAGCCGTGACGCTATATGTGCCTCAATAAAG GACATGTTTGAGGAGAAAAGGAGCATTTTAGAACCAGCAGGTGCTCTTGCTCTTGCTGGAGCTGAAGCATACTGCAAGTATTATGGCCTCAAGGGGGAAAATGTTGTAGCTATAACTAGTGGAGCAAACATGAATTTCGATAAACTGAGGGTGGTGACTGAACTGGCTAATGTTGGTCGGCAACAGGAGGCTGTGCTTGCAACTGTTTTGCCAGAGGAGCCTGGAAGCTTCAAACGATTTTGTGGACTG GTTGGACCGATGAATATCACTGAATTCAAATATAGATGTAACTCTGACAAAAAGGCTATCGTCCTGTATAG TGTTGGTGTTCACACAGTTTCTGAACTTGAAGAAATGCAGGAGCGGATGAAATCTTCTCAACTTGAAACTTACAATCTCACGAAAAGTGACTTGGTTAAAGATCACTTACGTTATTTG ATGGGAGGCAGATCAAATGTTCAAAATGAAGTTCTTTGTCGGTTTGTCTTACCAGAGAGGGCCGGTACTCTGATGAAGTTCTTGGATGCTTTTAGTCCACGTTGGAATATAAGTTTGTTCCACTACCGTGGACAG GGTGAAACTGGTGCAAATGTTTTGGTTGGGATACAGATCTCAAGGAGTGAGATGGATGAGTTTCATGAGCGTGCGAACAATCTCGGATACGATTTTGTAGTGGTAAGCGATGACAATGAATTTCAGCTTTTGATGCATTGA